A single genomic interval of Streptomyces sp. 1222.5 harbors:
- a CDS encoding polyribonucleotide nucleotidyltransferase, producing MENETHYAEAVIDNGAFGTRTIRFETGRLAKQAAGSAVAYLDDDTMVLSATTASKNPKDQLDFFPLTVDVEERMYAAGKIPGSFFRREGRPSEDAILTCRLIDRPLRPSFKKGLRNEIQVVATIMALNPDHLYDVVAINAASASTQLAGLPFSGPIGGVRVALIRGQWVAFPTHTELEDAVFDMVVAGRVLEDGDVAIMMVEAEATDKTIQLVQGGAEAPTEEVVAAGLEAAKPFIKVLCRAQADLAAKAAKPTGEFPIFLDYQDDVLEALTAAVRPELASALTIAGKQEREAELDRVKALAAEKLLPEFEGREKEISAAYRSLTKQLVRERVIKEKKRIDGRGVTDIRTLAAEVEAIPRVHGSAVFERGETQILGVTTLNMLRMEQQLDTLSPVTRKRYMHNYNFPPYSTGETGRVGSPKRREIGHGALAERALVPVLPTREEFPYAIRQVSEALSSNGSTSMGSVCASTMSLLNAGVPLKAPVAGIAMGLISQEIEGETHYVTLTDILGAEDAFGDMDFKVAGTKEFVTALQLDTKLDGIPASVLAAALKQARDARLHILDVMMEAIDTPDEMSPNAPRIITVKIPVDKIGEVIGPKGKMINQIQEDTGAEITIEDDGTIYIGAADGPAAEAARATINGIANPTMPEVGERYLGTVVKTTTFGAFVSLLPGKDGLLHISQIRKLAGGKRVENVEDVLGVGQKVQVEIAEIDSRGKLSLIPVIEGEEGDDTAKDDADQ from the coding sequence GTGGAGAACGAGACCCACTACGCCGAGGCCGTCATCGACAATGGCGCCTTCGGCACCCGCACCATCCGCTTCGAGACGGGCCGCCTGGCCAAGCAGGCCGCCGGCTCCGCCGTGGCGTACCTGGACGACGACACCATGGTGCTGTCGGCCACCACCGCCTCCAAGAACCCCAAGGACCAGCTCGACTTCTTCCCCCTCACGGTGGACGTCGAGGAGCGGATGTACGCCGCCGGCAAGATCCCCGGCAGCTTCTTCCGCCGTGAGGGCCGGCCGAGCGAGGACGCGATCCTCACCTGCCGCCTGATCGACCGCCCGCTGCGCCCGTCCTTCAAGAAGGGCCTGCGCAACGAGATCCAGGTCGTCGCCACGATCATGGCGCTCAACCCCGACCACCTGTACGACGTCGTCGCGATCAACGCCGCGTCCGCGTCCACGCAGCTGGCCGGCCTGCCCTTCTCCGGCCCGATCGGCGGCGTCCGCGTCGCGCTGATCCGTGGCCAGTGGGTCGCGTTCCCGACGCACACCGAGCTCGAGGACGCGGTCTTCGACATGGTGGTCGCCGGCCGCGTCCTGGAGGACGGCGACGTCGCGATCATGATGGTCGAGGCCGAGGCCACCGATAAGACCATCCAGCTGGTCCAGGGCGGCGCCGAGGCGCCGACCGAGGAGGTCGTCGCCGCCGGTCTGGAAGCCGCGAAGCCCTTCATCAAGGTGCTGTGCCGCGCCCAGGCCGACCTCGCCGCCAAGGCCGCGAAGCCGACCGGCGAGTTCCCGATCTTCCTCGACTACCAGGACGACGTCCTGGAGGCGCTCACCGCCGCCGTCCGCCCGGAGCTCGCCTCCGCGCTGACCATCGCCGGCAAGCAGGAGCGCGAGGCCGAGCTGGACCGCGTCAAGGCGCTCGCCGCCGAGAAGCTCCTGCCGGAGTTCGAGGGCCGCGAGAAGGAGATCTCCGCCGCGTACCGCTCGCTCACCAAGCAGCTGGTCCGTGAGCGCGTGATCAAGGAGAAGAAGCGCATCGACGGTCGCGGTGTCACCGACATCCGCACCCTGGCCGCCGAGGTCGAGGCCATCCCGCGCGTGCACGGCTCCGCGGTGTTCGAGCGTGGCGAGACCCAGATCCTGGGCGTCACCACCCTCAACATGCTCCGCATGGAGCAGCAGCTGGACACCCTCTCCCCGGTGACCCGCAAGCGCTACATGCACAACTACAACTTCCCGCCGTACTCCACCGGCGAGACCGGCCGCGTCGGCTCCCCGAAGCGCCGCGAGATCGGCCACGGCGCCCTCGCCGAGCGCGCCCTCGTGCCGGTCCTGCCGACGCGCGAGGAGTTCCCGTACGCGATCCGCCAGGTCTCCGAGGCGCTGAGCTCCAACGGCTCGACGTCCATGGGCTCGGTGTGCGCCTCCACCATGTCGCTGCTGAACGCCGGTGTGCCGCTGAAGGCCCCCGTCGCCGGTATCGCCATGGGCCTCATCTCCCAGGAGATCGAGGGCGAGACGCACTACGTCACCCTCACCGACATCCTCGGTGCGGAGGACGCCTTCGGCGACATGGACTTCAAGGTCGCCGGCACCAAGGAGTTCGTGACCGCCCTCCAGCTCGACACCAAGCTGGACGGCATCCCGGCCTCCGTCCTGGCCGCCGCCCTGAAGCAGGCCCGTGACGCCCGCCTCCACATCCTCGACGTGATGATGGAAGCGATCGACACGCCGGACGAGATGTCCCCGAACGCCCCGCGGATCATCACCGTCAAGATCCCGGTGGACAAGATCGGTGAGGTCATCGGCCCCAAGGGCAAGATGATCAACCAGATCCAGGAGGACACCGGCGCCGAGATCACGATCGAGGACGACGGCACCATCTACATCGGTGCCGCCGACGGCCCGGCCGCCGAGGCCGCTCGCGCCACGATCAACGGCATCGCCAACCCGACGATGCCCGAGGTCGGCGAGCGCTACCTGGGTACGGTCGTGAAGACGACCACCTTCGGTGCGTTCGTCTCCCTGCTGCCCGGCAAGGACGGTCTGCTGCACATCTCGCAGATCCGCAAGCTCGCCGGCGGCAAGCGCGTGGAGAACGTCGAGGACGTCCTCGGTGTGGGCCAGAAGGTCCAGGTCGAGATCGCCGAGATCGACTCCCGCGGCAAGCTCTCCCTCATCCCCGTGATCGAGGGCGAGGAAGGCGACGACACCGCGAAGGACGACGCCGACCAGTGA
- a CDS encoding protein kinase, giving the protein MKPLGVGDPIRLGPYRLLGVLGEGGMGKVYVGEDGAGTVAAIKVLRPELAHDGNLAQRFVREALASQAVRSPGVAAVLGAQTEGGRPWIATEFLAGPTLDQAVDTHGPLDETGVRALAASIARTLADIHAVGFVHRDLKPQNIVLTSTGPRVIDFGIARPEHGLTLTTTGQIPVTPGYGAPEQVLGRRVTPAADVFSLGAVLVYAATGGRAFEAGHVAAVQYEVVHGEPRWNGLSPRLHALVAPCLAKDAAARPGPAQIVTAFAPPKNSDRVWRRGPVADEIRERERQVHRLTAPPATGTVATVTRRRLLTGLATGGTVLAAGGGTTAWWLLRQDRADRAADPFRIPPAVRTPEARLLSADDGDFVVGGSPKALWRADVGADPDSRDPLPVRDVVVIGVYGGVGAFNVVDGKKRWQVRDLLPGHYLSLSDRLVVALDTDGTVRTFVPSTGRAKWTADADAAALLAADDEAVYVMTKDHRLRSVGRADARIRWTARIPPEFRGRISVRAAVDSGRLVLATVDGHLLVVATRDGSEAWRHLDQAKDVALSPVARDGVVYVNGRTLAAHRITDGTRIWSKETRDMYRAPAEWGPPTVSGDSVYALAGMFPERRDTGDGGKKWTARSDASGDSRILLQGTGVWMIDHAYKTDVNAVDVETGDGGFTCQLPDAEHHGIAVGGNRAFVRNDALLCALPVF; this is encoded by the coding sequence ATGAAACCCCTGGGAGTCGGCGACCCCATCAGGCTCGGGCCGTACCGCCTCCTCGGCGTCCTGGGCGAGGGCGGCATGGGCAAGGTGTACGTGGGCGAGGACGGCGCGGGAACCGTCGCCGCGATCAAGGTGCTCCGCCCGGAACTCGCCCACGACGGCAATCTTGCCCAGCGTTTCGTGCGTGAGGCGCTCGCCTCCCAGGCGGTACGAAGCCCGGGCGTGGCCGCCGTGCTGGGCGCGCAGACCGAGGGCGGGCGCCCCTGGATCGCCACCGAGTTCCTCGCCGGCCCGACCCTGGACCAGGCGGTCGACACGCACGGGCCGCTCGACGAGACGGGCGTGCGCGCCCTGGCGGCGTCGATCGCCCGGACCCTCGCGGACATCCACGCCGTGGGCTTCGTCCATCGTGACCTCAAGCCCCAGAACATCGTGCTGACGTCGACCGGGCCCCGGGTCATCGACTTCGGCATCGCCCGCCCCGAACACGGTCTGACGCTCACCACCACCGGCCAGATCCCGGTCACGCCGGGGTACGGCGCCCCCGAGCAGGTCCTGGGGCGGCGCGTGACGCCCGCCGCGGACGTGTTCTCCCTGGGCGCCGTCCTCGTCTACGCGGCCACCGGTGGGCGGGCGTTCGAGGCGGGGCACGTGGCCGCCGTGCAGTACGAGGTGGTGCACGGCGAGCCGCGCTGGAACGGCTTGTCTCCCCGACTGCACGCGCTCGTCGCCCCCTGCCTGGCCAAGGACGCCGCGGCGAGGCCCGGTCCGGCCCAGATCGTCACGGCGTTCGCCCCGCCGAAGAACAGCGACCGGGTGTGGCGGCGCGGCCCGGTCGCGGACGAGATCAGGGAACGCGAGCGGCAGGTGCACCGGCTCACCGCACCGCCTGCGACGGGCACGGTGGCGACCGTGACGAGACGGCGCCTGCTCACCGGCCTCGCCACCGGCGGCACGGTGCTCGCTGCGGGTGGCGGTACGACCGCGTGGTGGCTGCTCCGGCAGGACCGGGCGGACCGCGCGGCCGACCCGTTCCGGATCCCGCCGGCCGTGCGGACGCCCGAGGCCCGCCTGCTGTCCGCGGACGACGGCGACTTCGTCGTCGGCGGGTCACCGAAAGCGCTGTGGCGCGCCGACGTGGGGGCGGACCCCGACTCCCGCGACCCGCTGCCGGTGCGGGACGTCGTCGTGATCGGCGTGTACGGCGGTGTCGGCGCGTTCAACGTCGTCGACGGCAAGAAGCGGTGGCAGGTGCGGGATCTGCTGCCGGGCCACTATCTGTCCCTCTCCGACCGCCTGGTCGTGGCCCTGGACACCGACGGCACGGTGCGTACGTTCGTCCCTTCCACGGGGCGGGCCAAGTGGACCGCGGACGCCGACGCGGCGGCCCTGCTGGCCGCCGACGACGAGGCCGTCTACGTCATGACCAAGGACCACCGGCTGCGCAGTGTGGGCCGCGCCGACGCCCGGATCCGGTGGACGGCACGGATCCCGCCGGAGTTCCGCGGCAGGATCTCGGTGCGGGCCGCCGTCGACAGCGGCCGTCTGGTGCTGGCGACGGTCGACGGTCACCTGCTCGTGGTGGCGACACGCGACGGCAGCGAGGCGTGGAGGCACCTCGACCAGGCGAAGGACGTGGCGCTCAGCCCGGTCGCCCGGGACGGAGTCGTGTACGTCAACGGCAGGACACTGGCCGCACACCGGATCACCGACGGCACGAGAATCTGGTCCAAGGAGACCAGGGACATGTACCGGGCGCCTGCGGAGTGGGGCCCGCCGACCGTCTCGGGCGACAGCGTCTACGCGCTCGCCGGCATGTTCCCCGAACGCCGCGACACCGGCGACGGCGGCAAGAAGTGGACCGCCCGCAGCGACGCCAGTGGCGACAGCAGGATTCTCCTCCAGGGCACCGGGGTGTGGATGATCGACCACGCCTACAAGACCGACGTGAACGCCGTCGACGTGGAGACCGGCGACGGAGGCTTCACCTGCCAACTGCCCGACGCCGAACACCATGGGATCGCGGTCGGCGGCAACAGGGCGTTCGTCAGGAACGACGCCCTGCTCTGCGCGCTGCCGGTCTTCTGA
- the rpsO gene encoding 30S ribosomal protein S15: protein MSLDAATKKQIISEFGTKEGDTGSPEVQVAMLSRRISDLTEHLKTHKHDHHSRRGLLILVGQRRRLLQYLAKKDIQRFRTLVDRLGIRRGAAGAK, encoded by the coding sequence GTGTCGCTCGACGCCGCTACGAAGAAGCAGATCATCTCCGAGTTCGGTACCAAGGAGGGTGACACCGGCTCCCCCGAGGTCCAGGTCGCGATGCTCTCCCGTCGGATCTCCGACCTGACGGAGCACCTGAAGACCCACAAGCACGACCACCACTCCCGCCGTGGCCTGCTGATCCTCGTCGGTCAGCGCCGTCGCCTGCTGCAGTACCTGGCGAAGAAGGACATCCAGCGCTTCCGTACGCTGGTCGACCGCCTCGGCATCCGCCGTGGTGCGGCGGGCGCCAAGTAG
- the eccCa gene encoding type VII secretion protein EccCa, whose protein sequence is MSHIVVKRPPRALPKEVPTDEVILQAPPELPRGQQEGALMQLLPMLGMGGSVVFFFNPQAQPFMKIMGMVMVASTIAMGISMLIRYRRGNQGQLADMRRDYLRYLSQTRRAALDTAMSQRDAQYYLHPSPEQLWALVAEGSRVWERRTADEDFGQVRVGLGPQALATALIPPQTAPVDELEPLTAGAMQRFVATHSTLDDLPMAVSLRAFYHVTISGEPATVRGTARAVAGSLASLHSPEDLVFAVVTGRESAPEWEWAKWLPHVQAPGLADGAGSMRLITTDPVELEDRLASRLEGRPRFHPGGPPVPEQPHLVVVLDGISLPPSSLLANPEGLQGVTVLEVVPGDLTAGRGDLSVVVTPAELRLESGHGMVYEGTPDVLSYEAAEALARQLAPLRVASGGDDNEPLLANLEFTDLLNLGDAASVDPKRTWRPRSQSERLRVPIGLGEDGRPVMLDLKEAAQEGMGPHGLCVGATGSGKSELLRTLVLGLAVTHSSETLNFVLADFKGGATFAGMAQMPHVAAVITNLADDLTLVDRMGDSIRGELNRRQEMLRDAGNYANIHDYEKARAAGAPLQPIPSLVLVIDEFSELLTAKPDFIEMFVQIGRIGRSLGVHLLLASQRLEEGRLRGLETYLSYRIGLRTFSAAESRAALGVPDAYELPNVPGSGFLKFGTDEMVRFKAAYVSGVYRTSSQAAAAFGGPLPVDRRPVLFTAADVPVQYAPIPQQRREEPDERQDDALADTVLDVIVRRLEAQGPAAHQVWLPPLDSPPSLDGLLPGLAPVAGRGMTQPGYEGAGRLVIPVGLVDKPYEQRRDPLWVDFGGAAGHMQIIGGPQSGKSTLLRSLIASFALTHTPHEVQFYGLDFGGGGLAAVAGLPHVGGVASRLDPEKVRRTTAEVYGVMTRREEYFRSAGISSIAEFRSRRARGDISVADQPWGDVFLVIDGWGNFRTDYEALEPLVLDIAARGLGYGIHVILTASRAMEVRANLKDHLMNRLELRLGDPMDSEIDRKVAANVPTGVPGRGQTPQKQHFMAAVPRIDGLSSDTDLAEATTALAAEVTRHWQEPGAPEVRLLPREFPATQLPPGDRFPNRGVSFALDEDNLEPVFVDFEQDPFFLVFGESESGKSNLLRLLIKRLTERYDGNACKLFVVDNRRSLLGVTPPSHLAEYIPMSNQMQHHMDALADLMQRRTPTADVTPEQLRDRSWWRGPTVYVVIDDYDLVSTSSGNPLAALTELLPFARDVGVRFIIARSTAGAGRAGYEAFMQRIKELGAQGVVLAGDPAEGDLLGGVRPRPMPAGRGVFVSRKRGKPMVQVGAVPDGTN, encoded by the coding sequence GTGAGCCACATCGTCGTCAAGCGCCCGCCACGGGCACTGCCGAAGGAAGTGCCCACGGACGAGGTGATCCTGCAGGCTCCGCCGGAACTTCCGCGCGGACAGCAGGAAGGCGCGCTGATGCAGCTCCTGCCCATGCTCGGCATGGGCGGATCCGTGGTGTTCTTCTTCAACCCCCAGGCCCAGCCCTTCATGAAGATCATGGGCATGGTGATGGTGGCCTCGACGATCGCGATGGGCATCTCGATGCTCATCCGCTACCGCCGGGGAAACCAGGGGCAGTTGGCCGACATGCGCCGTGACTACCTGCGTTACCTGTCGCAGACCCGGCGCGCCGCCCTGGACACCGCGATGTCCCAGCGCGACGCCCAGTACTACCTGCACCCTTCGCCGGAGCAATTGTGGGCGCTGGTCGCCGAGGGCAGCCGGGTGTGGGAACGGCGTACCGCCGACGAGGACTTCGGGCAGGTCCGGGTGGGCCTCGGCCCGCAGGCCCTGGCAACCGCCCTGATCCCGCCGCAGACCGCGCCGGTCGACGAGCTGGAGCCGCTGACCGCGGGCGCCATGCAGCGCTTCGTGGCCACCCACAGCACCCTCGACGACCTGCCGATGGCGGTCTCGCTGCGCGCCTTCTACCACGTGACGATCAGCGGTGAGCCGGCCACCGTGCGGGGCACCGCCCGTGCCGTCGCCGGTTCCCTCGCCTCCCTGCACTCCCCCGAGGACCTGGTGTTCGCCGTCGTCACCGGACGCGAGTCGGCGCCCGAGTGGGAGTGGGCCAAGTGGCTGCCGCACGTGCAGGCCCCGGGCCTCGCCGACGGCGCCGGCAGCATGCGCCTGATCACCACCGACCCCGTCGAGCTGGAGGACCGCCTCGCCTCCCGCCTGGAGGGCCGCCCGCGTTTCCACCCCGGCGGCCCCCCGGTCCCCGAGCAGCCGCATCTGGTGGTCGTACTCGACGGCATCTCCCTGCCGCCGTCGTCGCTGCTGGCCAACCCCGAGGGTCTGCAGGGCGTGACCGTCCTGGAGGTCGTGCCGGGTGACCTCACCGCCGGCCGCGGCGATCTCTCCGTCGTCGTGACGCCCGCCGAGCTGCGCCTGGAGTCGGGGCACGGCATGGTCTACGAGGGGACGCCGGACGTCCTGTCGTACGAGGCCGCGGAGGCCCTCGCGCGTCAACTGGCGCCGCTGCGCGTGGCGTCGGGCGGGGACGACAACGAACCGCTGCTCGCCAACCTGGAGTTCACGGATCTGCTAAACCTGGGCGACGCGGCCTCCGTCGATCCGAAGCGGACGTGGCGGCCGCGCTCGCAGTCGGAGCGGCTGCGCGTGCCGATCGGTCTCGGCGAGGACGGCCGGCCCGTGATGCTCGACCTCAAGGAGGCGGCCCAGGAGGGCATGGGCCCGCACGGCCTGTGTGTCGGCGCGACCGGTTCCGGCAAGTCGGAGCTGCTGCGCACGCTGGTCCTCGGCCTCGCCGTGACCCATTCCTCCGAGACGCTGAACTTCGTCCTCGCCGACTTCAAGGGCGGTGCCACGTTCGCCGGCATGGCCCAGATGCCGCACGTCGCGGCCGTGATCACCAACCTGGCGGACGACCTCACCCTGGTCGACCGCATGGGCGACTCGATCCGCGGTGAGCTCAACCGCCGCCAGGAGATGCTCCGCGACGCGGGCAACTACGCGAACATCCACGACTACGAGAAGGCGCGCGCGGCGGGCGCCCCGCTGCAGCCGATCCCGTCCCTGGTCCTGGTCATCGACGAGTTCAGCGAACTGCTCACCGCGAAGCCGGACTTCATCGAGATGTTCGTGCAGATCGGCCGCATCGGCCGGTCGCTGGGCGTGCACCTGCTGCTGGCCTCGCAGCGCCTGGAGGAGGGCCGGCTGCGCGGTCTGGAGACGTATCTGTCGTACCGCATCGGTCTGCGGACGTTCTCCGCGGCGGAGTCGCGTGCCGCGCTCGGCGTCCCGGACGCCTACGAGCTGCCGAACGTCCCGGGTTCCGGCTTCCTGAAGTTCGGCACGGACGAAATGGTCCGGTTCAAGGCGGCGTACGTCTCCGGTGTGTACCGCACGAGTTCGCAGGCGGCCGCGGCGTTCGGCGGTCCGCTGCCCGTCGACCGCCGGCCGGTGCTGTTCACGGCGGCCGACGTCCCGGTGCAGTACGCGCCGATCCCCCAGCAGCGCCGGGAGGAGCCGGACGAGCGGCAGGACGACGCGCTCGCCGACACCGTGCTCGACGTGATCGTGCGGCGCCTGGAGGCGCAGGGCCCGGCCGCCCACCAGGTGTGGCTGCCTCCGCTGGACAGCCCGCCGTCGCTCGACGGGCTGCTGCCGGGGCTGGCGCCGGTCGCCGGCCGCGGCATGACGCAGCCGGGCTACGAGGGCGCGGGCCGGCTGGTCATCCCGGTCGGTCTCGTCGACAAGCCGTACGAGCAGCGGCGCGACCCGCTGTGGGTCGACTTCGGCGGCGCGGCAGGCCACATGCAGATCATCGGCGGTCCGCAGTCCGGCAAGTCGACGCTGCTGCGCTCGCTGATCGCGTCCTTCGCGCTCACCCACACCCCGCACGAGGTCCAGTTCTACGGACTGGACTTCGGTGGCGGCGGTCTGGCCGCGGTGGCCGGCCTGCCGCACGTGGGCGGTGTCGCCTCGCGTCTGGACCCGGAGAAGGTCCGGCGTACGACGGCGGAGGTGTACGGCGTCATGACCCGCCGCGAGGAGTACTTCCGCTCCGCGGGCATCTCCTCCATCGCGGAGTTCCGCTCCCGGCGCGCGCGGGGCGACATCTCGGTGGCCGACCAGCCCTGGGGCGACGTCTTCCTGGTCATCGACGGCTGGGGCAACTTCCGCACCGACTACGAGGCGTTGGAGCCGCTGGTCCTGGACATCGCCGCGCGCGGCCTCGGCTACGGCATCCACGTGATCCTGACGGCGTCGCGTGCCATGGAGGTGCGGGCGAACCTCAAGGACCACCTGATGAACCGCCTGGAGCTGCGGCTGGGCGACCCCATGGACTCCGAGATCGACCGCAAGGTCGCGGCGAACGTGCCCACGGGTGTCCCGGGGCGCGGCCAGACCCCGCAGAAGCAGCACTTCATGGCGGCGGTCCCGCGCATCGACGGCCTCTCCTCCGACACGGACCTCGCGGAGGCGACGACCGCTCTCGCGGCGGAGGTCACCCGCCACTGGCAGGAGCCGGGCGCACCGGAGGTACGCCTGCTGCCCCGCGAGTTCCCGGCGACCCAGCTTCCCCCGGGCGACCGCTTCCCGAACCGGGGCGTCTCCTTCGCCCTCGACGAGGACAACCTCGAGCCGGTGTTCGTGGACTTCGAGCAGGACCCGTTCTTCCTGGTGTTCGGTGAGAGCGAGTCCGGCAAGTCGAACCTGCTGCGGCTGCTCATCAAGCGGCTCACCGAGCGCTACGACGGCAACGCCTGCAAGCTGTTCGTCGTCGACAACCGCCGCTCGCTGCTGGGCGTGACCCCGCCGTCCCACCTGGCGGAGTACATCCCGATGTCGAACCAGATGCAGCACCACATGGACGCGCTGGCGGACCTGATGCAGCGCCGCACGCCGACCGCGGACGTGACGCCGGAGCAGCTGCGCGACCGCAGCTGGTGGCGGGGCCCCACGGTGTACGTCGTCATCGACGACTACGACCTCGTGTCCACGTCGAGCGGCAACCCGCTGGCGGCTCTGACGGAACTGCTGCCGTTCGCCCGCGACGTCGGTGTGCGCTTCATCATCGCCCGCTCCACGGCGGGCGCCGGCCGCGCCGGCTACGAGGCCTTCATGCAGCGCATCAAGGAACTCGGCGCGCAGGGCGTGGTCCTCGCGGGCGACCCGGCCGAGGGCGACCTGCTGGGCGGCGTCCGCCCCCGCCCGATGCCGGCGGGCCGGGGCGTGTTCGTGTCCCGGAAGCGGGGGAAGCCGATGGTGCAGGTGGGGGCGGTGCCGGACGGCACGAACTGA
- a CDS encoding DUF397 domain-containing protein — MTETEAEIKARKERERDELYALDISGVEWQGAPGTEEHEERVEIAYLPGGAVAMRSSLDPGTVLRYTEAEWRAFVLGARDGEFDLEPTERNGGLAAQ; from the coding sequence ATGACGGAGACGGAAGCGGAGATCAAGGCGCGCAAGGAGCGGGAGCGCGACGAGCTCTACGCGCTCGACATCTCGGGCGTCGAGTGGCAGGGCGCGCCGGGCACGGAGGAGCACGAGGAGCGGGTCGAGATCGCGTACCTGCCCGGTGGTGCGGTGGCGATGCGCTCCTCCCTCGACCCCGGGACCGTGCTGCGGTACACCGAGGCGGAGTGGCGGGCGTTCGTCCTGGGCGCGCGGGACGGGGAGTTCGACCTGGAGCCGACGGAGCGCAACGGGGGCCTCGCGGCTCAGTGA
- the eccD gene encoding type VII secretion integral membrane protein EccD, whose translation MTASAPAGATGGPGSGAPSGAGMGFGFCRVTIVAPDSRIDVALPDDVPVADLYPEILRLSQQSPAEGAPVGYHLVRRDGTVLDGARSFTAQRILDGELLTLRPFAESLPPAVLDDVSEAVAAAVTRDRTLWGGDLTRAAGLVAGGVLPVLLAFVAWSSQVRHDMYSLQGIIAGVAGILLVTMACVRARVYDDRGSAVALGLGALPNVGVAGSGLLPLSAGEGIGRLQFLLACTAVLVAALVLTLVSPGGDGPFVAFVFASAIGLITSFIAILTELRPIETAAICAPLSVVALAFLPGLSMRFARLPIGFEPPNPSRAGYDSGEPAAQEPVDAERVAAQARRGHELLVGLVGGCALVAVGASIVLGFSSNAWAQLLALATGLAMLMRAHLFRYTAQVGATLAAGFAAIVFLGLGLALNPPRGYLIDALQGHATDLDIRSVWLAAAVGAATVLVTAIGLVTPRRGVTPFWGRFLEIAESFVLLTLIPLALAVFDVYARARAMTS comes from the coding sequence ATGACGGCCTCCGCGCCGGCCGGCGCGACCGGTGGACCGGGCTCCGGAGCCCCTTCCGGGGCGGGCATGGGGTTCGGCTTCTGCCGGGTCACCATCGTGGCGCCCGACAGCCGCATCGACGTGGCCCTGCCCGACGACGTACCCGTCGCCGACCTGTATCCGGAGATCCTGCGCCTCTCGCAGCAGAGCCCCGCCGAGGGCGCCCCGGTCGGCTACCACCTCGTCCGGCGTGACGGCACCGTCCTCGACGGCGCCCGGTCCTTCACGGCCCAGCGCATCCTCGACGGCGAACTGCTGACCCTGCGCCCGTTCGCCGAGTCGCTGCCGCCCGCCGTCCTCGACGACGTCTCCGAGGCGGTGGCCGCCGCCGTCACCCGCGACCGCACCCTGTGGGGCGGCGACCTCACCCGCGCCGCGGGTCTCGTCGCGGGCGGCGTCCTGCCCGTGCTCCTCGCGTTCGTCGCCTGGAGCTCGCAGGTCCGCCACGACATGTACAGCCTCCAGGGCATCATCGCGGGCGTCGCCGGCATCCTGCTGGTCACCATGGCCTGCGTACGCGCGCGTGTGTACGACGACCGGGGATCCGCGGTCGCCCTGGGGCTCGGCGCCCTGCCCAACGTCGGCGTGGCCGGTTCGGGGCTGCTGCCGCTCTCCGCCGGCGAGGGCATCGGACGGCTGCAGTTCCTGCTCGCCTGCACGGCGGTCCTGGTCGCCGCCCTGGTGCTCACTCTCGTCTCACCGGGCGGCGACGGACCCTTCGTGGCGTTCGTCTTCGCCTCCGCCATCGGCCTGATCACCAGCTTCATCGCGATCCTCACCGAACTGCGGCCCATCGAGACGGCCGCGATCTGCGCCCCGCTGTCGGTCGTGGCGCTGGCCTTCCTGCCCGGACTGTCCATGCGGTTCGCGCGACTGCCCATCGGCTTCGAACCGCCGAACCCCTCGCGCGCCGGCTACGACAGCGGTGAGCCCGCCGCGCAGGAGCCCGTGGACGCCGAGCGGGTGGCCGCGCAGGCCCGGCGCGGCCACGAACTCCTCGTCGGCCTGGTCGGCGGCTGCGCCCTCGTCGCCGTGGGCGCGTCGATCGTCCTCGGCTTCTCCAGCAACGCCTGGGCGCAGCTCCTGGCCCTGGCCACGGGCCTCGCGATGCTGATGCGCGCGCACCTGTTCCGCTACACCGCCCAGGTCGGCGCCACCCTCGCCGCGGGTTTCGCCGCGATCGTCTTCCTCGGCCTCGGGCTCGCCCTGAACCCGCCCCGCGGCTACCTGATCGACGCCCTCCAGGGCCACGCCACCGACCTCGACATCCGCAGCGTCTGGCTCGCCGCGGCGGTCGGCGCGGCCACGGTCCTGGTCACCGCGATCGGCCTCGTCACCCCGCGCCGCGGTGTCACCCCCTTCTGGGGCCGCTTCCTGGAGATCGCCGAGAGCTTCGTCCTGCTCACGCTGATCCCGCTCGCCCTCGCCGTCTTCGACGTGTACGCCCGGGCGCGGGCGATGACCAGCTGA